Proteins encoded together in one Kutzneria kofuensis window:
- a CDS encoding amidohydrolase family protein — protein sequence MRVDAHHHMWDLAVREMEWLATPDVADTLNRTFTLDDLAPLAGAAGVDASVLVQTITIPEETPEFLALAEESRLVQAVTGWTDLTAPDVADTLAALKEGHGGRWLKGIRHLVQGESDPEWLIRDDVLRGLKAVGEAGLLYELLTYPHQLPAAIRAAAELPGTSFVLDHCSKPPITTGELEPWETRLRALAALPNVTCKLSGLVTEASKDWTVADLRPYVEVVLDAFGPDRLMFGSDWPVCLLRATYAEVVEAAEELVEGLSEAERAAVFGGTAARVYGITPGL from the coding sequence GTGAGGGTTGACGCGCATCACCACATGTGGGACCTGGCCGTCCGCGAGATGGAGTGGCTGGCGACCCCGGACGTCGCCGACACGCTGAACCGGACGTTCACCCTCGACGACCTCGCGCCGCTGGCCGGCGCGGCCGGCGTCGACGCCAGCGTGCTGGTCCAGACGATCACCATCCCGGAGGAGACGCCGGAGTTCCTCGCCCTGGCCGAGGAGTCGCGCCTGGTGCAGGCGGTGACCGGCTGGACCGACCTGACCGCGCCGGACGTGGCGGACACGCTGGCGGCGCTGAAGGAGGGGCACGGCGGTCGCTGGCTGAAGGGCATCCGCCATCTCGTGCAAGGGGAGTCCGACCCCGAGTGGCTGATCCGCGACGACGTGCTGCGCGGCCTGAAGGCGGTCGGCGAGGCGGGCCTGCTGTACGAGCTGCTGACGTATCCGCACCAGCTGCCGGCGGCGATCCGGGCGGCGGCGGAGCTACCCGGCACGAGTTTCGTGCTTGATCACTGCTCGAAGCCTCCGATCACTACCGGTGAGCTTGAGCCGTGGGAGACCAGGCTGCGCGCGCTGGCGGCGCTGCCCAACGTGACGTGCAAGCTGTCGGGCCTGGTCACGGAGGCGAGCAAGGACTGGACGGTGGCCGACCTGCGGCCGTACGTCGAGGTCGTGCTGGACGCCTTCGGCCCGGACCGGCTGATGTTCGGCTCGGACTGGCCGGTCTGCCTGCTGCGCGCCACCTACGCCGAGGTCGTCGAGGCCGCGGAGGAGCTGGTCGAGGGGCTGTCCGAGGCCGAGCGGGCCGCCGTGTTCGGCGGCACCGCGGCCCGCGTCTACGGGATCACGCCAGGTCTTTGA
- a CDS encoding aldo/keto reductase has translation MISGLGFGGAPIANLYAEVSDEDARATVDAAWDAGVRYFDTAPHYGLGLSERRLGAALVSRPRDEFVVSTKVGRVLEPHDGGGLDDAGFLVPATHRRVWDFSADGVRRSLDSSLERLGLDRVDIVYLHDPDNHWDQAVREGLPALQSLKEQGVIRAVGVGMNQWQMPERFIREASLDYVMLAGRYTLLEQESLASFLPLCQERGVSVVAVAVFNSGLLARPEVPTDATYNYAAAPPEVIDRARRIADVCKRHGAVLPQAALQFPFGHPAVKAIAVGARTPVEITENASLLADTVPAELWADLKAEGLLGPDVPTPGVAS, from the coding sequence GTGATCTCCGGCCTCGGCTTCGGCGGCGCGCCGATCGCGAACCTCTATGCCGAGGTGTCCGACGAGGACGCCCGCGCGACCGTCGACGCCGCCTGGGACGCCGGCGTGCGGTACTTCGACACCGCTCCGCACTACGGCCTCGGTCTCTCCGAGCGCCGCCTCGGCGCGGCTCTGGTTTCTCGTCCCCGTGACGAGTTCGTCGTCTCCACCAAGGTCGGTCGCGTCCTCGAGCCCCACGACGGCGGCGGTCTCGACGACGCCGGTTTCCTCGTCCCCGCCACCCACCGCCGCGTCTGGGACTTCAGCGCCGACGGCGTTCGACGGTCCCTGGACTCGTCGTTGGAACGCCTCGGCCTCGACCGGGTCGACATCGTCTACCTGCACGACCCCGACAACCACTGGGACCAGGCGGTTCGGGAGGGCCTCCCGGCCCTGCAGTCGTTGAAGGAGCAGGGCGTCATCCGGGCCGTCGGCGTCGGCATGAACCAGTGGCAGATGCCCGAACGCTTCATCCGCGAGGCGTCGCTGGACTACGTCATGCTCGCCGGCCGCTACACCCTGCTGGAACAGGAATCCCTGGCGTCCTTCCTGCCCCTCTGCCAGGAACGGGGCGTCTCCGTCGTCGCCGTAGCGGTGTTCAACTCCGGACTGCTCGCCCGCCCCGAGGTCCCCACCGACGCCACCTACAACTACGCCGCGGCCCCGCCCGAGGTCATCGACCGCGCCCGCCGCATCGCCGACGTCTGCAAGCGCCACGGCGCCGTCCTGCCCCAGGCGGCTCTGCAGTTCCCCTTCGGCCACCCCGCCGTGAAGGCCATTGCCGTCGGCGCCCGGACGCCGGTGGAGATCACCGAGAACGCCTCGCTGCTGGCCGACACGGTGCCGGCGGAGCTGTGGGCGGATCTCAAGGCCGAGGGCCTGCTGGGTCCTGACGTACCGACGCCGGGAGTGGCTTCGTGA
- a CDS encoding L-rhamnose mutarotase codes for METVALHTRLKPGREADYEAVHAVIPDELDSALREAGVHSWRIWRSGRDLFHLVEVEDYAAMRAFLAEHPANVPWQARMAELLEVQDDYSGSEPDVKLVWALP; via the coding sequence GTGGAGACCGTCGCTCTGCACACCCGGCTCAAGCCGGGGCGGGAGGCCGATTACGAGGCCGTGCACGCCGTGATCCCCGACGAGCTGGACTCCGCGCTGCGGGAGGCCGGCGTCCATTCGTGGCGGATCTGGCGCAGCGGCCGGGACCTGTTCCACCTCGTCGAGGTCGAGGACTACGCCGCCATGCGGGCGTTCCTGGCCGAGCATCCCGCCAACGTGCCGTGGCAGGCCCGGATGGCGGAGTTGCTGGAGGTCCAGGACGACTACTCCGGCTCCGAGCCCGACGTGAAGCTCGTCTGGGCGCTGCCGTGA
- a CDS encoding ABC transporter permease produces MSDVSTPAVAARPRLQVAKLRDLALLPAILVLLVVGFIASPIFLTGGNLLNVVQQQSELGLVVLGEALVLIVGKMDLSLESTLGFAPALAMVFVLPSSEHGLGIGLPEWTALPVCLLAGVIIGAINAFLVLRLQLSGFIITLGMLITIRGVQQGLTVGQSLSSPNMPSLYYLGSADWFGVHASIWIFLALFVVAIVFVGYFRHGRSLYAIGGNEAAAKAAGIRTTRVAAIVLIVASVLAALAGAMMVGHYGSITANQGSGWIFNAFAAAVLGGVSLNGGKGTLFGAMCGVLMLGLVQNILTLAHVNPYWLGAINGAIIIGALVLARLTTGKAQD; encoded by the coding sequence GTGAGTGACGTGTCCACCCCGGCCGTGGCCGCCCGGCCCCGGCTGCAAGTGGCCAAGCTGCGCGACCTGGCGCTGCTGCCGGCGATCCTGGTGCTGCTGGTGGTCGGCTTCATCGCCAGCCCGATCTTCCTGACCGGCGGCAACCTGCTCAACGTCGTGCAGCAGCAGTCCGAGCTGGGGCTGGTCGTGCTGGGCGAGGCGCTGGTGCTGATCGTCGGCAAGATGGACCTGTCGCTGGAGTCGACGCTGGGCTTCGCGCCCGCGCTGGCCATGGTGTTCGTGCTGCCGAGCTCCGAGCACGGTCTCGGCATCGGGCTGCCGGAGTGGACCGCGCTGCCGGTGTGCCTGCTGGCCGGCGTGATCATCGGCGCCATCAACGCCTTCCTGGTGCTGCGCCTGCAGCTGTCCGGCTTCATCATCACGCTGGGCATGCTGATCACCATTCGCGGCGTGCAGCAGGGCCTCACCGTCGGCCAGTCGCTGTCCAGCCCGAACATGCCGTCGCTGTACTACCTGGGCAGCGCCGACTGGTTCGGCGTGCACGCGTCGATCTGGATCTTCCTGGCCCTGTTCGTGGTGGCCATCGTGTTCGTCGGCTACTTCCGGCACGGCCGCTCGCTGTACGCCATCGGCGGCAACGAGGCCGCGGCCAAGGCCGCCGGCATCCGCACCACCCGCGTCGCCGCCATCGTGCTGATCGTCGCGAGCGTGCTGGCCGCGCTGGCCGGCGCCATGATGGTCGGCCACTACGGCTCGATCACCGCCAACCAGGGCTCCGGCTGGATCTTCAACGCCTTCGCCGCGGCCGTCCTCGGCGGGGTCAGCCTCAACGGCGGCAAGGGCACCCTGTTCGGCGCCATGTGCGGCGTGCTGATGCTCGGCCTGGTGCAGAACATCCTCACGCTGGCGCACGTGAATCCGTACTGGCTCGGCGCGATCAACGGGGCCATCATCATCGGTGCGCTGGTGCTGGCGCGGCTGACGACCGGAAAGGCCCAGGACTAG